In Natronorubrum halophilum, the genomic window GCCGAGCCCCTTCAGTCGATCCTCGACGTCGGTGAAGTCGTCGTCGACCGCCTCGTCGTTTTCCGTCCGCGACACGCCGGTTCGCTCGACTTTCGTCGAGGAGGGCGTCGCAGCGTCGTCGAAGGCGTCGAACAGTACGCGACCGTCGGCGTTTTCCGGAACGGGTTCGCCGATGCCGTGTAGCAGGGTCGGTGCGATGTCGACGACGCGGGCACCGCGGAGCGTCGCACCGGCGTCGACCGACGGTCCGCGACAGAGGACGATCCCTTCGCTGCGGTGACTCGCCGCGTACGTCCCGGTGTCGCCCGTCGGTTCGCCGGTCAGGGCGTTGCGAGCCTCGTAGACGCCCCGCCCGTTGACGACCAGATCCGGCGAGCCGTCGTCGGTCGGGAACAGCTCGTCGCCGTCGAGTACTTTGAGCATGGGTTCTCCGTCGTCGTTGGTCACCGACTCGAACAGGTCGGTTAGCTCGTCTTTGATCGCTGGGATCTGGCTCGGATCGACGACGCCGCTGTCGAAGCGGTCGGTGTCGTTGATGTACAGACAGCCGGCACCGTGAACGAACGCGACGGTTCGATCGTAATCGACGTCGTAGAGGGCGTGGTCCCCCGGTATCTGTTCGGCGACCGAATCGACGATCGATCGGGGGAGCGTCGAGACGATCATCTCCTCGGAAATCCCGATCCGCTCGAGAGCGCCGGTGATCCGATCGCGCGAGATGCCGAGGCTGGCGAGCGCCCCGCGGGTGCCGTCGTCCTCTTCTCTGAAGAGGTAGCCGTCCCGCTCGAGGTAGTGGTTGACGTAGACGAGTTCCTCGATCGGACCGAAGCCGTGGTCGGAGACCACGTAGAGGTCGGCGTCGTGCTCGTCGGTATACGCCATCACTTCGCCGAGGATGTCGTCGAGTTTCTTGTAGTGTTCGAGGAGCCGATCCATATCCCAGATGAGGTGCTGGAAGCGATCCGGAGCGGTGTAGACGAAGAAGAACAGTCCCCAGTCGTCGCCGGCTTCGTCCATCTGAAGCCGCATGAGTTCGCGACGGTCCGCGAGCATGTCGTCGACCGCGATCTCGAACTCGTCGAGGCGGTCGGCGTAGTCGGGATAGTCGAGGCTGATGCTGTAATCGGGAATTCGCGACTCGATCTCGTCTTTGAGCTCCGGTGGATGGGTGTAGTCCCTGTCCGTCGAGGGCGTCATCATCCCGGTGACCATCGAGCCGTTGATCTCCTTTGCCGGGTACGACATCGGCACGTTGCCGACGTGGGCCGGCGAGAGTTGGTCCCAGAGCGTCGGTTGCCGGATATCGTGGCTCGTGTACATCTCGTGGGAATACCCTGATGAGAGGTTCTGGAAGCCGTAGAGTCCGTGTTTGTCCGGCCAGACGCCCGTCGCAATCGACGGCCACGCCAGCGGCGTCGTCGCGGGTTGGGTACTCTCGAGAGTACCGGACGCACCGTCCTCACGCATTCGGGCGAAATTAGGGAGTTCGCCCTCCTCACTCCATTGTTCGATGAGTCTCCACGGTACGCCGTCGAATCCGAGCACGAATGCGCGCTCGGCTGTCGGGGAAGACATGCTCATGATTGATTATTGAGACGCCAAGGACGCCTGCTGTCCTGCAGATACCGGGACGGCAGCTTTGTTATGGGGAGATTTCACAGGCGCTCGAGTCAGCAGACGGACCGGTTCGGTCGGTTCGCAGCCGAAATACACGGCTCGTGACTGACGGTTCGCGGGACGATATCGCGGACCGTACAGTCCCTGTTACGACCGCGCCCACCGCCACAGGCGATCCATAACAAAACCAGCCCTCGGATACTGTCGCGGTATGAGACGGATGCGTCGGATCACTACCGGTGGTGGGTCCCGTGGGTAGCGT contains:
- a CDS encoding alkaline phosphatase family protein, whose protein sequence is MSMSSPTAERAFVLGFDGVPWRLIEQWSEEGELPNFARMREDGASGTLESTQPATTPLAWPSIATGVWPDKHGLYGFQNLSSGYSHEMYTSHDIRQPTLWDQLSPAHVGNVPMSYPAKEINGSMVTGMMTPSTDRDYTHPPELKDEIESRIPDYSISLDYPDYADRLDEFEIAVDDMLADRRELMRLQMDEAGDDWGLFFFVYTAPDRFQHLIWDMDRLLEHYKKLDDILGEVMAYTDEHDADLYVVSDHGFGPIEELVYVNHYLERDGYLFREEDDGTRGALASLGISRDRITGALERIGISEEMIVSTLPRSIVDSVAEQIPGDHALYDVDYDRTVAFVHGAGCLYINDTDRFDSGVVDPSQIPAIKDELTDLFESVTNDDGEPMLKVLDGDELFPTDDGSPDLVVNGRGVYEARNALTGEPTGDTGTYAASHRSEGIVLCRGPSVDAGATLRGARVVDIAPTLLHGIGEPVPENADGRVLFDAFDDAATPSSTKVERTGVSRTENDEAVDDDFTDVEDRLKGLGYME